The Chryseolinea soli genome contains a region encoding:
- a CDS encoding RNA polymerase sigma factor produces MLSEQELIEGCRKGSRAFQKALYDRYCRKMLVVCLRYSKTTAEAEDILQEGFVKVFQGIKDFRQEAKLETWITRIMVNTALNVQRKKLYLYPMVDVAEINLPEEEMSISGIHFTQLLEMIQALPQGCQIVFNLFAIEGYSHKEIAESLGISEGTSKSQFARAKSLLQAKLLKESTYYERYGEAKI; encoded by the coding sequence ATGCTCAGCGAACAGGAACTCATTGAGGGATGTCGCAAAGGCAGCAGGGCTTTCCAAAAGGCTTTGTATGACCGCTATTGCCGAAAAATGCTGGTCGTATGCCTCCGTTATTCGAAAACAACTGCCGAAGCGGAAGACATTCTGCAAGAGGGGTTTGTAAAAGTATTTCAGGGCATAAAGGACTTCCGCCAGGAAGCAAAGTTGGAGACCTGGATCACGCGCATTATGGTGAACACAGCCCTTAATGTTCAGCGCAAAAAACTATACCTCTATCCCATGGTAGACGTGGCAGAGATCAATCTTCCCGAAGAAGAGATGAGCATTTCCGGGATCCACTTCACCCAGTTGCTGGAGATGATCCAAGCCCTGCCACAGGGATGCCAGATCGTGTTCAACCTATTTGCCATCGAGGGCTACAGCCATAAAGAAATAGCAGAGTCATTGGGGATATCGGAGGGGACATCGAAGTCGCAGTTTGCGCGAGCCAAGAGCCTGTTGCAGGCCAAGTTATTAAAGGAATCAACGTACTATGAACGATATGGAGAGGCGAAAATTTGA
- a CDS encoding type IX secretion system plug protein domain-containing protein gives MKYSYLFLLCVSLSACTPIAQSSSNSDGNAKILRLLDFAYEPQIKTIQLGPDGAPNAPAVTALGQWNLLLQFDDLRPERDTYYVKLVHCNHDWTKSDLQDLDFMTTYNEFPINNSEFSVDTHIPFVHYWVGLPGVKIPGNYVAVVYRGSDKADIVLSKRFLVFDSQVSFTSNGNLLGPGAVANLNQQLNFSVNYQNLDINNPLIDVHVSVRQNQRWDNMASDIKPSFVHEIEKELEYRFFDESKMFRGGNEFRFFDLRSLNYPGRNIAFVDKKQKPFDAFVAKDKSRNGEAYSQYNDLDGAFNIDNLDYNKELAFSNYVNVNFSLSSPPVAGDVYVTGAFNYWNLNQINKMQYDSAKSQYSARILLKQGWYDYQYLVKSTTLPPYYFEGSHFETENYYEILVYYRPFQPRADLLIGYIRLDKNPR, from the coding sequence ATGAAGTATAGCTACCTTTTCCTGTTGTGTGTCAGCCTGTCGGCCTGCACACCCATCGCTCAAAGTTCGTCGAATTCCGACGGTAATGCTAAAATACTGAGGCTGTTGGACTTTGCCTACGAACCCCAGATCAAAACCATCCAATTGGGCCCCGACGGCGCACCCAACGCACCTGCCGTAACGGCGCTCGGGCAATGGAACCTGTTGCTTCAATTCGACGACCTGCGCCCGGAGCGCGACACCTACTACGTAAAGTTGGTCCACTGCAACCACGACTGGACCAAATCCGATCTGCAGGACCTGGATTTTATGACTACCTACAATGAATTTCCCATCAACAACTCCGAATTCTCGGTCGATACCCACATACCTTTCGTGCACTATTGGGTGGGCCTGCCGGGGGTGAAGATCCCCGGCAACTATGTGGCGGTCGTCTACCGCGGGAGTGATAAGGCGGACATCGTGCTGAGCAAACGCTTCCTGGTGTTTGATTCGCAGGTGAGCTTCACCAGCAACGGCAACCTGCTGGGCCCGGGCGCAGTGGCCAACCTGAACCAGCAGCTCAACTTCAGTGTCAACTATCAGAACCTGGACATCAACAACCCGCTGATCGACGTGCACGTGAGCGTTCGGCAGAACCAGCGGTGGGACAACATGGCCAGCGACATCAAGCCGAGCTTCGTCCATGAAATTGAAAAGGAATTGGAGTACCGCTTCTTCGACGAGTCCAAGATGTTCAGGGGTGGCAACGAGTTCCGGTTTTTCGACCTGCGCTCGCTCAACTACCCGGGCCGGAACATCGCCTTTGTTGACAAGAAACAAAAACCCTTCGACGCCTTCGTTGCCAAAGACAAAAGCCGCAACGGCGAAGCCTATTCGCAATACAACGATCTCGACGGTGCCTTCAACATCGACAACCTGGACTACAACAAGGAGCTGGCCTTTTCCAACTATGTGAATGTGAATTTCTCGTTGTCCAGCCCGCCCGTAGCCGGCGACGTATATGTGACTGGCGCCTTTAACTACTGGAATCTAAACCAGATCAACAAGATGCAATACGACTCAGCCAAGAGCCAATATTCAGCCCGCATTTTGTTAAAGCAAGGCTGGTATGACTATCAATACCTCGTAAAATCAACCACCCTGCCCCCCTATTACTTTGAGGGCAGTCATTTTGAAACGGAGAACTATTACGAGATCCTGGTGTATTACAGACCCTTCCAGCCCCGTGCGGACCTGTTGATCGGTTATATACGGTTGGATAAGAACCCGCGCTAG
- the cas6 gene encoding CRISPR-associated endoribonuclease Cas6 gives MRTRIIFSLKNRGAYVPFHHQYLLAQVIKGLLIFGPEKSYVEFNQYNFSGLKGQTKVSRKGLHYFSAKVTLVFACSDKAFMDYFLARLFEQKEVIVGNMHLVPESVEEEEPVTITDESRFLCISPIVVIPATFNDESGKKFVSPESDEFSDLLYDATLSRMEATGKYTAEQLASFYKFQIVADHDYIQRIQASHKKFARIYPLYDNDVKFEVRGYTFPFTLYAAKEVQQFIYENGLGYFTHKGFGMLDVANNDSIHRAPQHDMNYA, from the coding sequence TTGAGAACCAGAATTATTTTTTCGCTGAAAAACAGGGGTGCTTACGTTCCATTTCACCATCAATACTTGCTGGCGCAAGTGATCAAAGGGCTGCTCATCTTCGGGCCCGAGAAAAGTTATGTGGAATTCAACCAGTATAATTTCTCCGGACTGAAAGGTCAGACCAAAGTAAGCCGCAAAGGTCTTCACTATTTCTCCGCCAAGGTCACGCTCGTGTTCGCCTGTTCCGACAAGGCGTTTATGGACTATTTCCTTGCGCGTCTTTTCGAACAAAAGGAAGTGATTGTCGGCAACATGCACCTGGTGCCCGAATCGGTAGAGGAGGAGGAACCCGTAACGATCACGGACGAATCGCGTTTCCTCTGCATTTCGCCCATCGTTGTGATCCCGGCCACCTTCAACGACGAAAGCGGCAAGAAATTCGTGTCGCCCGAAAGCGACGAGTTTTCCGATCTGCTTTACGATGCCACGCTTTCGCGGATGGAAGCCACTGGCAAGTACACCGCCGAGCAACTGGCCTCGTTCTATAAATTCCAGATCGTGGCCGACCACGATTACATCCAACGTATCCAGGCCTCACACAAGAAATTTGCGCGTATTTATCCGTTATACGACAACGACGTCAAGTTCGAAGTGCGTGGCTACACGTTCCCGTTCACGCTATACGCCGCCAAGGAAGTGCAACAGTTCATCTATGAAAATGGATTGGGCTACTTCACGCACAAAGGCTTTGGCATGCTGGACGTGGCCAACAACGACTCCATTCACCGTGCGCCCCAGCACGACATGAACTACGCCTAG
- the ychF gene encoding redox-regulated ATPase YchF: MGLQCGIVGLPNVGKSTLFNSISNNKAEAANFPFCTIEPNVGIISVPDPRLKILEGLVNPQRVLPTTIEFVDIAGLVKGASKGEGLGNQFLANIREVNAIVHVIRCFENDNIVHVDGRVDPVSDKEIIDTELQLKDLESIDKKISRVERAAKSGDVKMKKELAVLQQYKETLLAGKNARAVQVSEEDKAAVADLQLLTAKPVIYVANVEEDSIHTGNKHVDALKAHVQHENAEVVVISAAIEAQIAELESQEDREVFLQEYGLTESGLNKLIRASYHLLDLITYFTAGEKEVRAWTIQKGWKAPQAAGVIHTDFEKGFIRAEVIKLADYQKYKTEQACKEAGKMSVEGKEYVVEDGDIMHFRFNV; this comes from the coding sequence ATGGGACTTCAGTGCGGAATAGTAGGATTGCCAAACGTTGGAAAATCGACCCTGTTCAATTCCATTTCCAACAATAAGGCGGAAGCCGCCAATTTCCCCTTCTGCACCATCGAGCCCAACGTGGGCATTATCAGCGTGCCCGACCCCCGGCTAAAGATCCTGGAAGGCCTGGTGAACCCGCAACGCGTGCTGCCCACTACCATCGAGTTTGTGGACATTGCCGGGCTCGTGAAAGGCGCCAGCAAAGGAGAGGGGCTGGGCAACCAGTTCCTGGCCAACATCCGCGAGGTGAATGCCATCGTGCACGTGATCCGTTGTTTCGAAAACGACAATATCGTCCACGTTGATGGTCGCGTCGATCCCGTTTCCGACAAGGAGATCATCGACACCGAACTGCAGCTGAAAGACCTTGAATCGATCGACAAAAAAATCTCCCGCGTTGAACGCGCTGCCAAAAGTGGCGACGTGAAAATGAAGAAGGAACTGGCTGTCCTCCAACAATACAAAGAGACCCTTTTGGCTGGCAAGAACGCCCGTGCTGTGCAGGTGAGCGAAGAAGATAAAGCGGCCGTTGCCGACTTGCAGCTACTCACCGCTAAGCCAGTCATTTATGTGGCCAACGTTGAAGAAGATTCTATCCACACGGGCAACAAACATGTTGACGCACTCAAAGCCCACGTTCAACACGAAAATGCCGAGGTGGTGGTGATCAGTGCCGCTATTGAAGCGCAGATCGCCGAGTTGGAGAGCCAGGAAGACCGTGAGGTGTTCCTCCAGGAGTACGGTTTGACGGAATCTGGCCTCAATAAGCTCATCCGGGCCTCGTACCATTTATTGGATCTTATCACTTATTTCACCGCCGGCGAAAAAGAAGTGCGGGCCTGGACCATTCAAAAGGGCTGGAAGGCTCCCCAAGCTGCGGGAGTGATCCACACCGACTTTGAAAAGGGTTTTATCCGGGCGGAGGTCATTAAATTGGCTGATTATCAGAAATATAAGACCGAACAGGCCTGCAAAGAGGCCGGTAAAATGTCCGTTGAAGGCAAGGAGTATGTAGTGGAAGATGGCGACATAATGCACTTCCGCTTCAACGTGTAA
- a CDS encoding DUF3276 family protein gives MEENKTNGRDEIYSTKVKAGKRTYFFDVKATRSNDYYLTITESKKRFKEDGFTYEKHKIFLYKEDFNKFVEALNNTVNHVKHELMPNVDFSQFDHVHEREEAEAETTTAKTPGLDTELKWD, from the coding sequence GTGGAAGAAAATAAGACAAACGGCAGGGATGAAATTTACTCAACGAAAGTAAAAGCCGGTAAGAGAACTTACTTTTTCGATGTTAAGGCCACCCGTTCCAACGACTACTACCTGACCATCACGGAAAGTAAGAAGCGTTTCAAGGAAGATGGATTTACGTATGAGAAGCACAAGATTTTCTTGTATAAAGAAGACTTCAATAAATTCGTAGAGGCATTGAACAACACCGTAAACCACGTGAAGCACGAACTGATGCCCAATGTGGATTTCAGCCAGTTCGACCACGTACACGAACGCGAAGAGGCCGAAGCCGAGACCACCACGGCAAAAACACCCGGTCTGGATACAGAACTCAAGTGGGACTAA
- a CDS encoding DUF58 domain-containing protein, which produces MKIDQQDVKQHASLELLARQLVEGFITGLHKSPYHGFSVEFAEHRLYNEGESTRHLDWKVYARTDKLFTKRYEEETNLRCLIAIDTSSSMLYPVATKAKIRFAKYAAAALSYLLHRQRDAVGLCLFSDTIKTLTPVKSSATHLTKMLGLLNDIDETPVKELQRSNVAGVLHELAEKIHKRSLVMIFSDMFDSAEDTDDLFKALQHLKHNKHEVIVFHVMDNQTELHFNFEDRPMEFIDLESGDKLKLNPGEVKLNYKTEATRFYNALKMRCNQYKIDFIEADVQSDYNTILQTYLIKREKMR; this is translated from the coding sequence GTGAAGATAGATCAGCAGGACGTAAAGCAGCACGCAAGCCTGGAATTGCTTGCCCGTCAACTAGTTGAGGGGTTCATTACCGGGCTCCACAAGTCCCCTTACCACGGGTTTTCCGTGGAGTTTGCCGAACACCGGCTCTACAACGAGGGGGAGAGTACCCGCCATCTGGACTGGAAAGTTTATGCCCGGACGGATAAACTTTTTACGAAAAGATATGAGGAGGAGACCAATTTACGGTGTCTGATCGCCATCGACACCTCTTCTTCCATGCTTTATCCGGTGGCCACCAAGGCTAAGATCCGGTTTGCCAAGTACGCCGCGGCGGCCCTGAGCTACCTGCTTCACCGGCAAAGGGATGCCGTGGGATTGTGCCTGTTTTCCGACACCATCAAGACCCTCACGCCCGTGAAGTCGTCGGCCACCCACCTCACCAAGATGCTGGGCCTGCTCAACGACATCGATGAAACCCCCGTAAAGGAACTGCAAAGAAGCAACGTGGCCGGTGTACTACACGAACTGGCGGAAAAGATCCACAAGCGCTCCCTGGTGATGATCTTCAGCGACATGTTCGACAGTGCCGAAGACACCGACGACCTCTTCAAGGCCCTCCAGCACCTGAAGCACAACAAGCACGAAGTGATCGTTTTTCACGTGATGGACAACCAGACGGAGCTGCACTTCAATTTCGAAGATCGTCCCATGGAATTTATCGACCTGGAAAGCGGCGATAAGCTGAAGCTAAACCCAGGCGAGGTAAAACTGAACTATAAAACGGAGGCAACACGTTTTTACAACGCTCTGAAAATGCGGTGCAATCAATACAAGATCGACTTCATCGAAGCCGACGTGCAGAGCGATTACAATACCATTTTGCAGACCTACCTGATCAAGCGGGAAAAAATGCGTTAA
- a CDS encoding 4Fe-4S binding protein, producing MAIMITDECINCGACEPECPNTAIYEGGREWNWAGGTKLETVELEDGTAIDAKTAQAPVSDEFYYIVSGKCTECSGFHEEPQCAAVCPVDCCVPDPDMVEVKEELLAKKAWLHQEVEQE from the coding sequence ATGGCAATAATGATTACGGACGAATGCATCAACTGCGGTGCATGTGAGCCGGAATGCCCCAACACAGCTATCTATGAAGGCGGCCGGGAATGGAACTGGGCCGGGGGCACAAAGTTAGAAACAGTAGAATTGGAAGACGGTACGGCGATCGATGCAAAAACTGCACAAGCCCCGGTTTCCGATGAATTTTATTATATCGTATCCGGAAAGTGTACCGAATGTTCGGGCTTTCACGAAGAACCTCAATGTGCGGCTGTTTGCCCGGTAGACTGCTGCGTGCCCGATCCCGATATGGTGGAAGTGAAAGAAGAGCTTCTCGCCAAAAAGGCCTGGCTGCACCAGGAAGTGGAACAAGAATAA
- a CDS encoding acyl-CoA reductase yields MKVEERLNAFGELGRMLREMGDDALQSLAWKTRNENSWFTEDSVRMAVSGIAKFLSVESLRRWTSAYDLESIAPKKIAVVMAGNIPLVGFHDFLCVLIAGHSILIKRSSKDSALIQFVVDKLVGIEPRFAAQITFSEQLKGFDAIIATGSDNASRYFEYYFSKYPHIIRKNRTSVAVLDGTESDDDVNRLGIDVFSYFGLGCRNVSKLFVPTGYPLANVLRPWESFREIVNHHKYANNYDYQKSVLLVSQTAFLDNGSVILQENQKLVSPISVVYYEYYESVAALRLLLEQSKDKIQCVVGDSKEAKMKFGQSQFPEVGDYADQIDTLQFLIALP; encoded by the coding sequence ATGAAAGTTGAGGAAAGATTAAACGCATTTGGTGAATTGGGCCGAATGCTGCGGGAAATGGGTGACGATGCGCTTCAATCGTTAGCGTGGAAAACCCGTAATGAGAATTCGTGGTTTACCGAGGATTCGGTACGAATGGCCGTTAGTGGAATAGCCAAATTTCTCTCTGTGGAAAGCCTCCGCCGGTGGACTTCCGCGTACGATCTGGAGTCCATTGCTCCCAAGAAGATCGCCGTGGTGATGGCGGGCAACATCCCGTTGGTGGGCTTTCACGATTTCTTATGTGTGCTCATCGCCGGCCACTCCATCCTCATCAAGCGCAGTTCGAAAGACAGTGCCCTGATCCAATTTGTCGTGGACAAACTTGTCGGGATCGAGCCGCGGTTTGCTGCACAGATCACGTTCTCCGAACAGTTGAAAGGCTTCGATGCCATCATCGCCACGGGCAGCGACAATGCTTCGCGCTATTTTGAATATTACTTTAGCAAATACCCACACATCATCCGTAAGAACCGGACCTCGGTGGCGGTGCTGGACGGCACCGAGTCGGACGACGATGTCAATCGGCTGGGCATCGACGTGTTCAGTTATTTTGGTTTGGGATGCCGCAACGTCTCGAAACTTTTCGTGCCCACCGGCTACCCGCTCGCCAACGTGCTCCGGCCCTGGGAATCTTTCCGCGAGATCGTCAACCATCACAAGTACGCCAACAACTACGACTACCAGAAGTCCGTACTGCTGGTTTCGCAGACGGCGTTCCTAGACAACGGTTCGGTTATCCTGCAGGAAAATCAAAAGCTGGTCTCCCCCATCTCGGTTGTTTATTATGAATACTACGAAAGCGTTGCTGCGCTTCGGCTGTTGCTGGAGCAATCGAAAGACAAGATCCAGTGCGTGGTGGGCGATTCGAAAGAGGCTAAAATGAAATTTGGTCAGTCACAGTTTCCGGAAGTCGGAGACTATGCTGACCAAATTGATACGTTACAGTTTTTGATCGCGCTTCCTTAA